The Canis lupus baileyi chromosome 11, mCanLup2.hap1, whole genome shotgun sequence genome includes a window with the following:
- the ZBTB39 gene encoding zinc finger and BTB domain-containing protein 39 yields MGMRIKLQSTNHPNNLLKELNKCRLSETMCDVTIVVGSRSFPAHKAVLACAAGYFQNLFLNTGLDAARTYVVDFITPANFEKILSFVYTSELFTDLINVGVIYEVAERLGMEDLLRACHSTFPDLESTAVAKPLSGTGESHPGTQSCSSAEPAYPLGDLRGAGEHFGPDRNYVLPSDGGGSCKEEERNVTGDINQSLPLPQQPLPPKTEEHDAPAPFTPAPGVVTTQPVLGTVNMSIQTSTSSCQPYKVQSNGDFSKSSFFTPDNAIDITTGTNSCLSNSDHSKDPSFGQMDELQLDDLGDDDLQFEDPTEEIGTAEEVIELSDDSEDELTFGENDNRENKAMPCQVCKKVLEPNIQLIRQHARDHVDLLTGNCKVCETHFQDRNSRVTHVLSHIGIFLFSCDMCETKFFTQWQLTLHRRDGIFENNIIVHPNDPLSGKLGLFSGAASAELKCAACGKALAKDFHVVRGHVLDHLNLKGQACSVCDQRHLNLCSLMWHTLSHLGISVFSCSVCANSFVDWHLLEKHMAVHQSLEDALFRCHLCSQSFKSEAAYRYHLSQHKCNSGLDARPGLGLQHPAFQKRKLPAEEFLSEELALQGQPGNSKYSCKVCGKRFAHTSEFNYHRRIHTGEKPYQCKVCHKFFRGRSTIKCHLKTHSGALMYRCTVCGHYSSTLNLMSKHVGVHKGSLPPDFTIEQTFMYIIHSKEAEKNPDS; encoded by the coding sequence ATGGGCATGCGGATCAAACTGCAAAGCACCAACCACCCCAACAACCTGCTGAAGGAACTCAACAAGTGTCGGCTCTCCGAGACCATGTGCGATGTCACCATTGTGGTGGGGAGCCGCTCCTTCCCGGCGCACAAAGCCGTGCTGGCCTGTGCGGCCGGCTACTTCCAGAACCTCTTCCTCAATACGGGGCTCGATGCCGCCAGGACCTACGTGGTAGACTTCATCACGCCCGCCAACTTTGAGAAGATCCTGAGCTTTGTCTACACGTCAGAGCTCTTCACAGACCTGATCAACGTTGGGGTCATCTACGAGGTTGCCGAGCGCCTGGGTATGGAGGACCTGCTCCGGGCCTGTCACTCCACCTTTCCTGACTTGGAGAGCACTGCCGTGGCCAAGCCCCTGAGCGGCACCGGTGAGAGCCACCCCGGTACCCAGAGCTGTAGCTCAGCAGAACCCGCCTATCCCCTCGGAGACCTCCGGGGTGCGGGGGAGCACTTTGGGCCTGATAGGAACTATGTGTTGCCCAGTGATGGTGGGGGAAGCtgtaaagaggaagagagaaacgtCACCGGTGACATTAACCAGAGCCTGCCTCTGCCACAGCAGCCACTGCCGCCAAAGACGGAAGAGCACGATGCGCCTGCCCCCTTCACCCCCGCTCCTGGTGTGGTGACTACCCAGCCGGTCCTGGGCACTGTCAACATGAGCATCCAAACCAGCACGAGCTCCTGCCAGCCATACAAAGTTCAGAGCAACGGAGACTTCAGTAAAAGCAGTTTCTTCACCCCGGACAACGCGATCGACATTACCACCGGGACCAACTCCTGTCTGAGCAATAGCGACCACTCCAAAGACCCCAGCTTCGGTCAGATGGATGAGCTCCAGCTGGACGACCTGGGGGATGATGACTTGCAGTTTGAAGACCCCACTGAGGAGATAGGCACAGCCGAGGAGGTGATTGAGTTGAGTGATGACAGTGAGGATGAGCTGACTTTTGGAGAGAATGACAACCGAGAGAATAAGGCCATGCCCTGCCAGGTGTGCAAGAAAGTTCTAGAGCCCAACATTCAGCTGATCCGACAGCATGCTCGGGACCACGTGGACCTGCTGACCGGCAACTGCAAGGTCTGCGAGACCCACTTCCAGGACCGGAACTCCCGGGTGACCCATGTTCTGTCCCACATTGgcattttcctcttctcctgcGACATGTGTGAAACTAAGTTCTTTACCCAGTGGCAGCTGACCCTCCACCGACGGGATGGGATATTTGAGAACAACATCATCGTCCACCCCAACGATCCCCTGTCTGGGAAGCTGGGTTTGTTTTCGGGGGCGGCCTCGGCAGAGTTGAAATGTGCTGCTTGTGGGAAGGCGCTGGCCAAAGATTTCCACGTGGTGCGGGGGCACGTCCTTGACCATCTGAACCTGAAGGGCCAGGCCTGCAGCGTCTGCGACCAGCGCCACCTCAACCTCTGCAGCCTCATGTGGCACACGCTGTCCCATCTGGGCATCTCAGTCTTCTCCTGCTCTGTGTGTGCAAACAGCTTTGTGGACTGGCATCTCCTAGAGAAGCACATGGCCGTGCATCAAAGCCTCGAAGACGCCCTCTTCCGCTGCCACTTGTGCAGCCAGAGCTTCAAGTCGGAGGCTGCCTATCGCTACCATCTCAGCCAGCACAAATGCAACAGTGGCCTTGACGCGCGGCCCGGTTTGGGGCTACAGCACCCAGCTTTCCAGAAGCGGAAGCTGCCAGCAGAGGAGTTCTTGAGTGAGGAGCTGGCTCTGCAGGGCCAGCCTGGGAACAGCAAGTATAGCTGCAAGGTCTGTGGCAAAAGGTTTGCCCACACAAGCGAGTTCAACTACCACCGGCGGATCCACACGGGCGAGAAGCCGTACCAGTGTAAGGTGTGCCACAAGTTCTTCCGAGGCCGCTCGACCATCAAGTGCCACCTGAAGACACACTCAGGGGCCCTCATGTACCGCTGCACTGTCTGTGGCCACTACAGCTCCACCCTGAACCTCATGAGCAAGCATGTGGGCGTGCACAAGGGCAGCCTCCCGCCCGACTTCACCATCGAGCAGACCTTCATGTACATTATCCATTCCAAAGAGGCGGAAAAGAACCCGGACAGCTGA